The nucleotide window CGAACACCGGAATGTTGGCCGTGATGGCGTCGTGGTCGTCATGCGAGAACGGACGGTCGTAGGTCGTGACCACGCCTTCCACCGGTGCCTTCAGGTCTTCCAGTGCGGCACGCACCTTCGGGCCATCGGTGCCGCCGGCTTGCTTGATGGCAGCGGCCAGCAGGTAGACCGAGTCGTAGCCTTGCGCTGCCGAGACCGCCGAGTCGATGCGGTTGTTCTTCGGCTTGAACATGGCCAGATAGGCGTCGATGAAGGCCTTACGCTTAGGCGTGTTCGGCTCCTGAATGAACGTCTGCGGCATACGGGCGCCTTCGCCGTTCGCACCGGAGTTGTCGATGTAGTTCGCCATCGCGAGCGTCCAGCTGCCGATGATCGGCAGCTTCCAGCCGAGCTTGGCCATGCCGTTGGCGATCTGCGCCAGTTCCGGGCCAATGCCGTAGGTCAGGATCACATCGGCGCCGGCCTGTTTGGCCTTGAGCAACTGCGCCGTCATGTCGACGTCCTTGATGTTGAACTTCTCGACCGCGACCGGTTTGATGCCCTTGGTGGAGAGTGCCTTTTCCAGATCCTCACGACCGAGCTGACCGTAGTTGGTCGAGTCCGCCAGAATGGCCGGCTTCTTGAAACCACGGCGCGTGATCGCTTCTTCCACGATCATCGGGGCCTGAATGCTGTCCTTGGCGGCGTTACGGAAGACGTAGTTGTCGGGATACTGCGGGGCCTTGAACTGGTCGGTGATCACCGTGCCCGTGGCCACGTTGTTGAACACCGGAATTTTGGCGTCCTGATAAAAACGCTGCGAGGCGAGTGCCACGCCGGTGTTGATGTAACCGACGGTGGCGACAACCTTTTCCTTGTTGATGAGCTCTTGGGCGATTTGCACGCCGCGCTCGTTCTTGGCTTCGTCGTCGCGCTCGACCAGCACGATCTGGCGGCCCAGCACACCGCCCGACTTGTTGATTTCGGCAGCCGCCAGGCGCACGCCGTCACGCATGGACACGCCCATCGACGACGAGCCGCCCGTGAACGGCCCGGACACGCCGAGCTTGATCGGGTCGGCGGCGATGGCCAGCGATGCGGTGGTAGCGGAGATGGCGAACGCGACAGCGCCTGCCATGAGCTTGAATCGGAATTGCATAAGGGTCTCCTTCGGTGCGATGCGTTTCGATATGACGCTTTCTTTCGGCGCTTATCCATGTCGCAGGCCCTGCCGTGGGAGGCGCGATTCACGAGTTCGTTCTGACCCCGCCGCACCGCCCCGGTCTTGTAATTTCGTGTCAGGGCGATACCGTAAAGCACGCTTCGAACGACCAACCTAGCGGGCCGATTATGTGACCCCTGAGTTTTGCCCGCAAAGACGGGAATACCCCTACGGTGATGCGGGTTTGCGCGAAGCAAGTCCCATTTCATGCGGGTTTCGAAGGGGTTTTCTTTTGTACGCCATGTACGGCGCGTGTCCGCAAGTCAGAACGGAGTGCGAAAGAATTCGACTCGGATGACGGGTCGTAAGGGAGTTGTAAGCGACGGCGATTAGCAGCGTGCTTTCACGACGCGCGCGAACGCTTTTGCACCGTAGACGGGCACGAGGGTGAGGTGAGGGGAAGTGTGATGAAACAGATGCGCTCGCGCAGAGCGCATCTGTTGCAAGATCGGAAAGATCAGTCGGTGCCGCCCGGCGCGAGTACTTCGCGGGTGCCGTTGCGGCCCATCGGCGTGACGAGCCCAGCCGCTTCCATCTGCTCGATAAGACGTGCGGCACGGTTGTAGCCGATGCGCAATTGACGTTGAACCGCAGAGATCGACGCCCGGCGCGTGTTGAGGACAAAGGCCGCAGCTTCGTCGTACAGCGGGTCGGCCTCGGCGTCGGCAGAAGCCTCGCCGAACAGATCGGCCGAGGCGGCGTCTGCCGGATCGCCCGCCAGAATCGCTTCGTCGTATTCCGGTTCGCCGTATTGCTGCCAGTGCTGCACCACCCGATGCACTTCGTCGTCGGCCACGAACGCGCCGTGTACCCGCTGCGGGTAGCCGGTGCCCGGCGGCAGGAACAGCATGTCGCCCTGCCCCAGCAGCGATTCGGCGCCCATCTGGTCGAGAATGGTGCGGGAATCGATCTTCGACGACACCTGAAACGCGACCCGAGTGGGAATGTTGGCCTTGATCAGACCGGTGATGACATCCACCGAAGGACGCTGCGTCGCAAGAATCAGGTGAATACCGGCGGCGCGCGCCTTCTGTGCCAGACGCGCGATCAGCTCTTCGATCTTCTTGCCTGCGACCATCATCAGGTCGGCCAATTCGTCGATCACGACGACGATGAACGGCAGGCGATCGAGCGGTTCGGGCGCGTCCGGTGTGAGCGAGAACGGGTTGCTGACTTTTTGGCCCGCGGCGTGCGCGTTGGCGATCTTTTCGTTGTAACCGGCCAGATTGCGCACACCCAGTGCGGACATCAGACGGTAGCGTTTTTCCATCTCGCCGACGCACCAGTTCAGCGCGTGGGCGGCCTGCTTCATGTCGGTCACCACCGGTGCCAGCAGGTGCGGAATGCCACCGTAGACCGACAACTCCAGCATCTTCGGGTCGATCATGATGAGCCGCACGTCGTCCGGCGTCGCCTTGTATAGCAGCGAGAGGATCATGGCGTTGACCGCCACCGACTTGCCCGAACCGGTCGTGCCCGCCACCAGCAAGTGCGGCGCACGCGCCAGATCGGTCACGACGGGCTCACCCGTGATGTCCTTGCCCATCGCCAGCGCGAGACGCGACGGATGGGCGTCAAATACCGGCGCGGCCAGAATTTCGGACAGGCGGATTATCTGACGCTTGGCGTTGGGCAATTCGAGTCCCATGCACGTCTTGCCCGGAATCGTTTCGACGACACGAATCGACGTCACGCCCAATGCGCGCGCCAGATCCTTCATCAACCCGACCACCTGCGCACCGCGCACGCCCACGGCCGGTTCGACTTCGAAGCGCGTAATCACCGGGCCTGCCGAGGCGCCGACGACCGTCACCGGCACCTTGAATTCGGCCAGCCGTTGTTCGATCAACTGACTGACGGCGGCGAGTGCTTCTTCGGAGATTTCATGCGCCACATCGGTCACGGCAACCGCCGGGGTCAACTCGTCGAGCGATGGCAGATCGTAATCGACAGCCACGCGCGGTGGCGGAGCCTCGTATGGCGTGTCGTCCGTGAAATTGGCTCTGGGCGGCTCGGCGGGCGGCCGCGCTGCGAAATTCGCGAACGACGGGATGGCGGGTGCCGACGCGAAACTCGGCACCACCACCGGTGGAATCGTCGGCGACGATGCCGGATAAGGAGTATGGGTGACCTGCGGTAACGCTTGCCAGTGATCGGCAGCGGCGTCATCCGCTTCATCGATGTCAGGCGGTCCCACGTCGAACGGGGGCTCGCTATCTGCGTCGGCGGCATCCGTGCGTGCCCAAGTGCCGTCGGCGCGCAAGACGTAATGCGGCTTGTGCTGCGTGTCGGCCGGGTCTTCGTCATCGTGCGGCAGGGTGCTGTCCGGCGACGCGTCGTATCTGTCCGGCGACTGTGCAGTTATTGCCGTTTCTTCAGGCGCGTCAATCACCGTTGACGCGACGAGTGTCTCGACGGCACTCCCCTCCCCTTCGGGAACGGTGTCGTCGTAGATATCGGTGTCTGTGTCGGCATCAGCATCAGCAATGTCCGCAGCCGCTTCGATGGCCGTATTGACACCGGTACCGATGTCGCTTGCGCTGACGTCACCGTCGCGGCCATCGGTCATTCTGACGCTCGCCAATACGTCGGCAAATACGAACGGACGACGCGGTACTTCGGGCGTCGACACAGGACCAGCGATGTTGGGTGCCGGGATCGGGATCGCGTCGTGTGCCGGAGTCAGTTCGGGCGCCGGTATCGATGCCACTTGCATCGCCGGTGCAACGTACTCATAGGTCGCGGCCGGTGTTGCTGGCATTGCCGGCGCGTCAGACGCATGCACAACATCGGCGGGCGGCTGCGGAACGGCGTCCGGCACGCTCTGCGCAACCACTGCCGGGCCATCACCCGAGGACCACGAGCGCAAATCGCGCAGCAGCGCCTCGGCCTCTTCGCGCAAGACTGCCAATGCCTGCTGACGCGCCACTTCCGCGGCGCGGGCGGCGGCTTCGCGGGCGATCATTTCCGGCGTTGGGCCCGGCGGCACCTCGGGGACATCGGGGAGTTCGCTTGACGTGTCGGCCGACGCGATGCCGTCGGTATGTGAAAACGACGGCAGCGGTGAGAATTCGGAGAAGTCGGCGGAGATCGGTGTCGCCGCATGCGAGGCCGACCAAGACGCCGCACCCTGCATGGCGGCTGCGGCAGCGACCGGCGCAGCGGTGATTGCCTTCGACGGCGACGACACTGGCGTGGGCGCCGGTGCGGACATCGGTGCGGACATCGGTG belongs to Pandoraea norimbergensis and includes:
- a CDS encoding ABC transporter substrate-binding protein, yielding MQFRFKLMAGAVAFAISATTASLAIAADPIKLGVSGPFTGGSSSMGVSMRDGVRLAAAEINKSGGVLGRQIVLVERDDEAKNERGVQIAQELINKEKVVATVGYINTGVALASQRFYQDAKIPVFNNVATGTVITDQFKAPQYPDNYVFRNAAKDSIQAPMIVEEAITRRGFKKPAILADSTNYGQLGREDLEKALSTKGIKPVAVEKFNIKDVDMTAQLLKAKQAGADVILTYGIGPELAQIANGMAKLGWKLPIIGSWTLAMANYIDNSGANGEGARMPQTFIQEPNTPKRKAFIDAYLAMFKPKNNRIDSAVSAAQGYDSVYLLAAAIKQAGGTDGPKVRAALEDLKAPVEGVVTTYDRPFSHDDHDAITANIPVFGEVKGGRVVYAYDTDLKAGSKVREKVAGK
- a CDS encoding DNA translocase FtsK → MLLGVPLAMVSSATLAALTGGDNPSAGGSIGQSFSHGLQVTLGGTLAMGVAGFVLLFSLPLVFGTTWWGMFARTGSGSVDDDDEGDAPQGTRFGSRFGFGGDARSDTRHESGYGTRSEPTRGLSQMTFDMPERSDRSERAERFTPTVGQGHHNVGSLTEELVPRRRGLSAQPPWKLSDEERARLDAMQPPPPTVRGAGRAEPSFRPTAAGGTRAVLPRGAYAAGTSRGDTLRMTEFVRTEPGTQGQAQGQGQGRPAPLPGATRSPAATAKATTATAAVTPASSVAATEAALHSTSIGGTAAYRRPVGTAPAHLRGTIVRSPFRKPQLGLEDMPPRGAQPAPAVSHGNALPGSMAAETSPPVAPMATPVSAPMSAPMSAPAPTPVSSPSKAITAAPVAAAAAMQGAASWSASHAATPISADFSEFSPLPSFSHTDGIASADTSSELPDVPEVPPGPTPEMIAREAAARAAEVARQQALAVLREEAEALLRDLRSWSSGDGPAVVAQSVPDAVPQPPADVVHASDAPAMPATPAATYEYVAPAMQVASIPAPELTPAHDAIPIPAPNIAGPVSTPEVPRRPFVFADVLASVRMTDGRDGDVSASDIGTGVNTAIEAAADIADADADTDTDIYDDTVPEGEGSAVETLVASTVIDAPEETAITAQSPDRYDASPDSTLPHDDEDPADTQHKPHYVLRADGTWARTDAADADSEPPFDVGPPDIDEADDAAADHWQALPQVTHTPYPASSPTIPPVVVPSFASAPAIPSFANFAARPPAEPPRANFTDDTPYEAPPPRVAVDYDLPSLDELTPAVAVTDVAHEISEEALAAVSQLIEQRLAEFKVPVTVVGASAGPVITRFEVEPAVGVRGAQVVGLMKDLARALGVTSIRVVETIPGKTCMGLELPNAKRQIIRLSEILAAPVFDAHPSRLALAMGKDITGEPVVTDLARAPHLLVAGTTGSGKSVAVNAMILSLLYKATPDDVRLIMIDPKMLELSVYGGIPHLLAPVVTDMKQAAHALNWCVGEMEKRYRLMSALGVRNLAGYNEKIANAHAAGQKVSNPFSLTPDAPEPLDRLPFIVVVIDELADLMMVAGKKIEELIARLAQKARAAGIHLILATQRPSVDVITGLIKANIPTRVAFQVSSKIDSRTILDQMGAESLLGQGDMLFLPPGTGYPQRVHGAFVADDEVHRVVQHWQQYGEPEYDEAILAGDPADAASADLFGEASADAEADPLYDEAAAFVLNTRRASISAVQRQLRIGYNRAARLIEQMEAAGLVTPMGRNGTREVLAPGGTD